In Embleya scabrispora, the DNA window TTCCGCGGCCCTGGAGGGTGCCGACCTGACGTCTCGTCAGGTCCTGTTCCTCCAGGACGGATACCCGTTGTTCCCGGCAAAGCCGGCCATGGTCATGCCATTGGCCCGCTGCGATTCCTGCTTCTGCGCCTGCTCGCAAGCCGCCGCGCTCGACGGTCGCTCGTCGCGACGCGCCTTCGCCGCCTGCTCGCCTTGCCACGGACCCTCGGCGCTGTCCGCCAGACCGACGAGCCCTGCGGCGCCCGCTGCTGCGGACACACCACTGCCGTTGCCGCGCAGTCGCGCGGAGGCGGTGATCAGGGCGTCGGTCCCGGCATAGGACGTCACCAAGGGGAGCCCGGCCAGGCCGGACGTGGACACGGAGAGATCGGCATGCGACAGCTTGGCGGAGCCCACCGACACCACGACCGGAGTGACGGCGAACGTCCGACGCTGGGCTTTCGAGTTCCTGGTAATCACGACGTTCACCTCCTTCCGAGAGGGTTTCGGGGCAACACCGCAGGGGTGCTTCCGGGTTTCATGGACGAGCACGGTCGAACGTTCCGACCGTGCTCGTGAGCGTAGATGCGGTTTGGAGCGGGGCGCAAACGATTTATTGCATGGCCCTCGTCACTCGAGGGAAACCCCTCGCGTCTCACCCTCCGTCGAGGGCATCCTCGATGGCCGGTTCGAGGTCCTGTTCGACCTCCGGAATGTGCCCGTAGTCGTCCGGATCCGGCTCGATCGCCAGGTCGTGACCGGCGCACAGCGCGAGTACGTCGTCACCGAATCGCTCCAGCTTGGTCCGGCTCACTCCCGGAATCGCGGCGAGTTGGCGCTCGTTGAGCGGACGGGTCTCGGCGATCGCGGTGAGCGTCGCGTCGGTGAAGACCACGAAGGCCGGCTGGCTGTGCTCGTCGGCCCGGCGCAGTCGCCACTCGCGCAGTTGCCCCAGCAGGAACTCGTCCACGTCCGACGGGCAGTCCAGGCAGCGGCCGATCTTGCGCTCGGCGGCGTCCTGGAGGGCTCGCGCGCACACCCGGCAGCGCACCGGGCCGACCTTGCGCCGGGGCCGGGGCAGGCCGCCCGGGCTCGCGCCGGGGCCGGGCGAGCGGTACGCGTCGGGCTGCGCCGAGCCGACGCCGCGCCCACCACCGGGGCCGCGCAGCCCGTCCAGGAACCGCGACGCCGTCCGCCCGCGCCCGCCCGGGGTGCGGGCCAGCGACCAGGACAGGGTCAACCGCTCGCGCGCCCGGGTCACCCCGACGTAGAGCAGCCGGCGCTCCTCCTCGATCTTGTCCGGGGTGTCGGCGTAGGAGATCGGCATCATGCCCTCGTTGAGGCCGACCAGGAACACCACGTCCCACTCCAGCCCCTTGGCCGCGTGCAGCGACGCGAGGGTGACGCCCTCCACCGTCGGCGCGTGCTGGGCGGCCGCCCGCTCGGCCAGCTCGACGGTGAAGTCGCGCAGCGTCGCCTCCGGCCGCTTGACCGCGAACTCGTCGGCCAGCCGCGCCAGCGCGGCCACGGACTCCCACGTCTCCCGGGCCTGACCGGATCCCGCGGGCGGCTCCGCGCTCCACCCGGTGCCGCCGAGCACCGCGCGCACCTCCGCGGCCAACGGCCCGGCCTCGGCGTCGGTGCCGCCGGAGATCGCGTGCGCGCGCAGGAAGCCCATCGCCTGCCGGATCTCGGCCCGTTCGAAGAACCGCTCGGCGCCCTTGAGCAGGTAGGCCACCGACTGGTCGGCGAGCGCCTGCTCGTAGGACTCGGACTGCGCGTTGGTGCGGAACAACACGGCGATCTCCGCGGGCCGCACTCCGTCGTCGATCAGCGCGCGGATGCGCTTCGCGGTGCTCTCCGCCTCGGCCTGCTCGTCGGCGTGCTCGACGAAGTCGGGCTCCGGGCCGGTGCCGCGCTGCGAGATCAGCTGCAGCCGGTGCTTGGCCGCCTCGCCGCCGGCGCGCGCGAGCAGCCGGTTGGCCAGGCCCACCACCTGCGGGGTCGAGCGGTAGTCGCGGACCAGTTCGACCAGCTTCGCGTCGGGATGGCGGCGACGGAAACCGAGCAGGTAGGCGGGTGTGGCGCCGGTGAACGAGTAGATGGTCTGACTCGCGTCGCCGACCACGCACAGGCTGCGGGCCCCGGTCGACCACAGGTCGAGCAGGCGCTGCTGGAGCGGGTTGACGTCCTGGTACTCGTCCACGGTGAAGTGCCGGTATTGCGCCTGCACCGCCTCGCGCACCTCGGGCCGCTCGTCGAGCAGCCCGATGGTGAGCAACAGCACATCCTCGAAGTCCATCCGGCCCTTGCCGGACTTGATCTTCTCGTAGGCCGCGTAGACGTGCGCGATCTCGGCGGCGGCGCGCGGCGGCTTGCGGCCCGCCGCGAGCACCGCGCCCGGGTAGTCGTCGGGCGCGGTCTGGGTGGCCTTGGCCCACTCGATCTCGCCGGTGATGTCGCGCAGCTCGGCCCGATCGGCGCGCAGGCGGCAGTGCGCCACCGCGTCGCGGACCAGCATGATCTTGGTCTCGACCAGCTGCGGCGGCGGCCCGGCGAACACTTTCGGCCAGAAGTAGGACAGCTGGCGCAGCGCCGCCGAGTGGAACGTACGCGCCTGTACGCCCGGGACGCCCAAATCGCGCAGCCGGCCGCGCAACTCCCCCGCGGCCCGCGCGGTGAAGGTGACCGCCAGGGTCTGTCCGGGCTGCATCGCGCCGGCGAGCACACCGTAGGCGATCCGGTGGGTGATCGCCCGCGTCTTGCCGGTGCCCGCGCCCGCGAGCACGCACACCGCGCCGTCGACGGCCTCGGCCACCCGCCGCTGCTCGGGATCGAGCGCGTCGAGGACGTCGTCGGGGGAAGCGATCATCGGCACATCCTCTCAGGCATCGCGCCGCACCGAGGCCGGTTGTGCACAGCGGCCCCGATGTGCACAGGCCGGGGAACCCGGTGGAATCAAACCGAGGGGGTGCACGTTTGGCTTGGGGACAGCCGTTCCCGGACCGGGCGAACACAAAGGAGCGCATGACGATGTCGGCCCCCGTGACGATGTACAGCACGACCTGGTGCGGCTACTGCCGCCGGCTGAAGAGCCAGATGGAGCGCGAGGGCATCGCCTACACCGAGGTGAACATCGAGCAGGACCCCGCGGCCGCCGACTTCGTGATGAGCGTCAACGGCGGCAACCAAACCGTCCCGACGCTGGTCATCCTGCCCGCCGACGGCGGCGCGCCGCTGTGGACCGCGACCAACCCGAGCCTGGCCCAGGTCAAGGCCGCCGTGTCCGAACTGGCCGCCTGAACGCACCCCCGAGTACGGTGTTCGGCCCGCGCTCACCAGTGGTTGCCCTCGTCCAGCGGCCCGCCGTACCACTGCTCGATCAGGTATCGGGCGATGGACAACGACCCGGGCGTCAACACCTCGCCCGTGTCCATCGCCTCCTTGAACTCGGCGCGGGTGAACCAGCGGGCCTCGGCGATCTCCTCGCCGTCCACGTGCACCCTGTCGTCCACCGCATAGGCGAGGAAGCCCAGCATCAGGCTGGAGGGGAACGGCCACGGCTGGCTCGCCACGTAGGTGGTGGCCGACGTCACCACGCCGACCTCCTCGTGCAGCTCGCGCGCCACCGCCTGCTCCAGCGACTCGCCGGGCTCGACGAAGCCCGCGAAGGTGGACCAGCGCCGTTCGGGCCACTGCGGCTGGCGGCCGAGCAGGCAGCGGTCGTCCCGGTCGAGCACGAGCATGATCACCGCCGGGTCGGTGCGCGGATAGTGCTCGGTGCCACAGGCCGGGCAGCGCCGCACGTGCCCGGCCGCGGCCGACTCGGTCGGCTGTCCGCAGCGGGCGCAGAATCGGTGCGTGCGATGCCAGTGGTGCAGCCCGGTGGCGTGCACGAGCAGCCCCGCGTCCCGGTCGTCGAGCAGCGTGCCCAACTCGCGCAGGCCGCCCTCGTGCCCGTCCTCGGCGGGCTCCGGCAACTTCTCGACGTCCACCGCGAAGTACGCCACCCCGGCCGCGTCGAGACCGAGCAACCGCCGCTCGCCCACCGGCGCGCTCGCCGCGTCGACCAGGACCAGGCGGGGTTCGCCCGCCTCGCCCGACCAGCGCGCCCGACCCTGCGCCAGGACCAGTACGCGCGTGTCGGGCCGCGCCCACGCCGCGTCCAGCCACGCCTGGTCCAGGCGGTGTTCGGACGCCCGGTCGAGCGCGGATCGGGCCAGTGCCTGCCCGGCGACGGGCTTGGGGCGGATCAACGGTCGTCCTTCCCCGGCGCGGCGCCGCGCCGGCTCGCGGCAAGCTCTTCCCAGAGGTAGGCGGCGGCCTCCGCGCCCTTGAGCAGCAGCGGCTTCTCCACCTTCTCGTCGATCGAGTGCCAGCCGTCGTCGGGCAGCGAGACGCCCAGGAAGACCACCGGCGCGCGCAGCACGTCCTGGAGGTCCGCCTCCGGGCCGGAGCCGCCCTCGCGGGTGTACAGGATCTCGGTGTCGAACGCGCGACCCATCGCCCGCACCACCGCTTGCAGCGCGGGATGGTCGAGCGGGGTCAGGCAGGGCCGGACCCCGGTGCCGAAGTCCAGTTCGCAGCGGATCCCGGCGGGCACCCGCTCGCTCACCCACGCGCGCACGACACGCTCGATCTCCTCCGGGTCCTGCCGGTCCACCAGCCGGAACGACACCTTCGCGTGCGCCGAGGTGGGCACGATGGTCTTGCGGCCGGGGCCGATGTAGCCGCCCCAGATGCCGTTGACCTCCGCCGTCGGGCGCGCCCACACCCGCTCCAGGGTGGTGTAGCCGGCCTCGCCGGCCGCCGCGCCGGACTTGGCGTTGCCCAACCACACGCTCTCGTCGAACGGCAGCTTGGCGAACGACTCCCGCTCGTACTCGGTGAGTTCGCCGACACCGGAGTGGAAGCCGGGAATGGCGACGTGTCCGCCCTCGTCGTGCAGCGCGGCGATCAGCCGGGCCAGCGCGGTCGCCGGGTTGGGCACCGCGCCGCCGAAGGAGCCGGAGTGGATGTCCGCGCTCGGACCGTGGAAGTCGATCTGCACCTCGGCGAGACCGCGCATCCCGGTGCAGGTGCTGGGGGTGTCCGCCGCCCACATCCCGGTGTCGGAGACCACCACGACATCGCACGCGAGCCGGTCGCGGCGCTCGCGCAGCAGCGCCGCCAGGTGCGGCGAGCCGGACTCCTCCTCGCCCTCGACGATCAGCTTGAGATTCACCGCGGGGGTGGTACGCCCGGTCGCCGCCAGGTGCGCCCGCACCCCGAGCAGGTGGAACAGGACCTGCCCCTTGTCGTCCGCGGCACCGCGCGCGTACAGCCGGTCGCCGATGTCGGTCGGCTCGAACGGCGGCGTGCTCCATCCGTCGGCGAGCGCCGCGGGCTGCACGTCGTGGTGCCCGTACACGAGCACCGTCGGCGCGTCGGGATCGGCGGAGGGCCACTCGGCGAACACGGCCGGCAGCCCGGGCGTCTCCCACACCTCGACGGTGGGGAAGCCGGCGTCGCGCAGCGCGCCGCCCAGCCACCACGCGCTGCGGGCGACGTCGGCCGCCGCCGCGGGGTCGCCGGAGATCGAGGGGATGGCCAGCCAGGCGCGCAGATCGGCGAGGAAGTCGTCGGCGTGGGCGCCTATGTATTCGACGACGCCGCGGTCGGTGATGCTCATGGATTCGACCATATGCCCGGCACCCGCGCGGGCGGCACGGGGTCGTCGCCGGACGGGAAAGCCCACGGCAGGGCGGCGGGCGGGTTACCGTCGGCCGATGACCACGTTGCGTGTCGCGACCTTCAATCTCCTGCACGGCATGGATCTCGCCGACGGCGAGTCGGACCCGGATCGGCTGCGCGCCGCGCTGGCCGATCTGGACGCCGACATCGTGGCCCTGCAGGAGGTGGACCGGCACCAGGAGCGCTCCGGCGGCGCCGATCAGGCGGCGATCGCGGCCGAGGCGCTCGGGATGTCCCAGTGGCGCTTTCTGGCCTCGGTGCACGGCGTCCCGGCGCCGGTGTCCGGATGGACCGAGGAGCCCTCGGTACCGGGCGAGCGCCGGGTCTACGCGGCGGACGAGCGGGGCGAGGGCGGGCCCGGATACGGCATCGCGCTGCTGTCCCGGCTGCCGGTCTCGCGCTGGCGGGTCCGGCGCTTCCCCGCCGCGCCGCTGAGCCTGCCGCTGCGGGTGCAGGGCCGGCCCGGCCTGACCCGGGTGCCGGACGAGCCCCGGGGCGTGCTCGCGGCGGTGGTCGAGGGCCCGCACGGGCCGTTCACGGTGCTCGCGGCGCATCTGTCCTTCGTCCCCGGCTGGAACATCTCCCAGCTCGCCCGGATCCGCCGCTCCACCGCCGACCTGCCCGGTCCACAACTGCTGCTCGGCGACTTCAACCTGCCCGGCCGGATCCCGCAGGCGGTGGTCGGCCGGCGCGGACGCGGCGCCGGCGCGGTGCGCTGGCGCTCGCTGGCCCGGGTGCCCACCTACCCCTCGTACCACCCGCGGGTCCAGTTCGACCACGTGCTCGGACACGGCATCGGCCCCGAGGCGGTGCGCCGCACCGAGGCGGTCCGCCTCGGCGTCTCCGACCACTGCGCCCTGGTGGTCGAGGTGAAGGTGGGCTGAGCGCGGCGGGGTCAGGCGCTGAGCCGGGCGCCGCGCAACTCGTCGTGGCGGGCCACCACCGGGGTGTACTCCAGGAGCACCATCGCCGCGTCGTCCTGGAGCGGTCGGCCCACGTGTCGCTGCACGTCGGCCTCCAGCCGGTCGAGGGTGTCCTCCACCCCGGGCAGCGAGTCCGGCGCCCGATCGGGCAGCGGATAGAACTCGCCGGCCGGGTTGCGCGCCTCGATGATGCCGTCGGTGTACAGCAGCAGCCGGTCCCGCGGCAGCAGCGGCACCCGCAACACCGGCAGGTCGAGCCGGCGCAGGTCCATGATGCCCAGCGGCGGGGTCGGGGTCGGCGGGTCCAGCGGCTCCGCGTGCGCCGCGCGCAGCAGCAGCGGCGCGGGGTGGCCGCAGTTGAGGATGTCCACGCACGCGGGCTCCGGCGGGAAACCGAGCAGGATCAGCGTGACGAACTCCTCGTCGTTCTCGCCGAGTCGCCGCTCCAGGCTGGCCGAGAGTCGGCGGGCCACGCCGGGCAGGTCCGGCTCCTCGTAGGCCGCCTCGCGGAACGCGCTGAGCACGGCGGCGGCGGTGCGCACCGCGCCGAGGCCCTTGCCCCGCACGTCGCCGATCGCCACGCGGATGCCGAACGGCGTGGGCACCACTTCGTACAGGTCACCGCCGATCCGCGCCTCGGCCGCCGCCGCGCGGTAGCGCACGCCGACGGTGAGCGGGCCCACCGTGCCGGGCACCTGGGGCAGCAGCACCTCCTGGGCCGCCTCGGCCACGCTGCGCACCTCCTCGATGGTGCGCTCCTGGCGCATGCGCACGTGGACGCCCAGCCACGCGGTGGTGGTCACCAGCGCGACCGAGAGCAGCGTGACGTACGGTTCGCCGCCGCCCCGGCCCTGGCCGAGCGCGGCCAGCGCCACCGAGACCACGGCCGCGACGCCGCCGGTGATCAGCGGGCCGCGCGGCGCCGTCTGGGTGAGCCCGGACAGCGCCGGCGCCACCGCGAGCAGCGGACCCACGTGCACGTTCTCCGGGGTCGCGGCGGCCAGCACGACCACCGCGAGGATCACCAGGAAGGGCAGCAGGCGCAGAATCAGGCCGATCACCGGCAGCAGTGGACGATCACCCGCAACGCCGACGAGCCGCAGCGCCCGTCTCGTCTGTGCTGTTCCGCGCACCGGTGCCGTTTCCCGTCCCGTTCGAAGTCCGCCGTCGTGTCGATCCTCATAAACCATACGAGTGTCGGAATCCGGCCGCATCGGCCCATCCTCACCGTTGCCGGGTTTCCTCCGGATCAACGGGCCGGATCGTCGCCCGGTTCATCGGCTTCCAGGAACAACTGTTCCAATTCGTCCCGGCCGGGCAGGCCCCTGGGCCGGACGAGTTCCCCGGAGCGCACGTAGAGGAAGGCGGCCGATACCCGCTCCAGTGGCACGTCGGCGTATTCGGCCCAGGCCAGCCGGTAGACGGCGAGCTGGAGCGGGTCCGCGTCGTGGACCCGGTTGGTCTTCCAGTCGACCACCTCGAACCCGTCGCCCTCGCGGTAGACCGCGTCGATCCGGCCGCGCACGATCCGACCGCCCAGGAACAGCTGGAAGGGCGCCTCGACCCGGTGCGGGGCACGCCGACCGTAGGGCGTGCGCAGGAACGCCTCCTGGAGGGCGAGCAGATCGGCCTCGTCGGTGATCTCCTCGTCGGCCGCGCCCGGCAGGTCGTCGGGTTCGAGCAGCGGGCGCTCGCCGAACAGCGACTCGACCCAGGCGTGGAAGCGGGTGCCGCGCCGGGCCGCCGGGGCGGGCGGGCGCGGCATCGGCCGGGCCAGCTCGCGCGCGAGCCCGTCGGGGTCGTTGGACAGGCGCAACATCTGGGACGCGGTCAGCGTCGCGGGCAGCGGCACCTCGCGCACCCCGGACCGGCCGCGGCGCAGTTCCTCGGCCAGCCGGATCAGGTCCCGGTCCCACGACTCGATCAGGGCCAGCTCGTCCGGGGTCGGCCCCGGGTGCGACCCCGGCGCCGGGCCCTCCACCGCGGGGTGCCCGGCCCGCACCTCGTCCGTGTGCTCGGCGGCGTCGTCGTGATCGGGCGAGGGCACCGGCGGCACCGAGGCACCGGGGTCGGGCTCGGGGCCCGGGTCGACCGGCGGCGGGGGC includes these proteins:
- a CDS encoding dipeptidase, with the protein product MSITDRGVVEYIGAHADDFLADLRAWLAIPSISGDPAAAADVARSAWWLGGALRDAGFPTVEVWETPGLPAVFAEWPSADPDAPTVLVYGHHDVQPAALADGWSTPPFEPTDIGDRLYARGAADDKGQVLFHLLGVRAHLAATGRTTPAVNLKLIVEGEEESGSPHLAALLRERRDRLACDVVVVSDTGMWAADTPSTCTGMRGLAEVQIDFHGPSADIHSGSFGGAVPNPATALARLIAALHDEGGHVAIPGFHSGVGELTEYERESFAKLPFDESVWLGNAKSGAAAGEAGYTTLERVWARPTAEVNGIWGGYIGPGRKTIVPTSAHAKVSFRLVDRQDPEEIERVVRAWVSERVPAGIRCELDFGTGVRPCLTPLDHPALQAVVRAMGRAFDTEILYTREGGSGPEADLQDVLRAPVVFLGVSLPDDGWHSIDEKVEKPLLLKGAEAAAYLWEELAASRRGAAPGKDDR
- a CDS encoding PP2C family protein-serine/threonine phosphatase, which translates into the protein MIGLILRLLPFLVILAVVVLAAATPENVHVGPLLAVAPALSGLTQTAPRGPLITGGVAAVVSVALAALGQGRGGGEPYVTLLSVALVTTTAWLGVHVRMRQERTIEEVRSVAEAAQEVLLPQVPGTVGPLTVGVRYRAAAAEARIGGDLYEVVPTPFGIRVAIGDVRGKGLGAVRTAAAVLSAFREAAYEEPDLPGVARRLSASLERRLGENDEEFVTLILLGFPPEPACVDILNCGHPAPLLLRAAHAEPLDPPTPTPPLGIMDLRRLDLPVLRVPLLPRDRLLLYTDGIIEARNPAGEFYPLPDRAPDSLPGVEDTLDRLEADVQRHVGRPLQDDAAMVLLEYTPVVARHDELRGARLSA
- a CDS encoding mycoredoxin, yielding MSAPVTMYSTTWCGYCRRLKSQMEREGIAYTEVNIEQDPAAADFVMSVNGGNQTVPTLVILPADGGAPLWTATNPSLAQVKAAVSELAA
- the nudC gene encoding NAD(+) diphosphatase, with protein sequence MIRPKPVAGQALARSALDRASEHRLDQAWLDAAWARPDTRVLVLAQGRARWSGEAGEPRLVLVDAASAPVGERRLLGLDAAGVAYFAVDVEKLPEPAEDGHEGGLRELGTLLDDRDAGLLVHATGLHHWHRTHRFCARCGQPTESAAAGHVRRCPACGTEHYPRTDPAVIMLVLDRDDRCLLGRQPQWPERRWSTFAGFVEPGESLEQAVARELHEEVGVVTSATTYVASQPWPFPSSLMLGFLAYAVDDRVHVDGEEIAEARWFTRAEFKEAMDTGEVLTPGSLSIARYLIEQWYGGPLDEGNHW
- a CDS encoding ATP-dependent DNA helicase UvrD2, whose translation is MIASPDDVLDALDPEQRRVAEAVDGAVCVLAGAGTGKTRAITHRIAYGVLAGAMQPGQTLAVTFTARAAGELRGRLRDLGVPGVQARTFHSAALRQLSYFWPKVFAGPPPQLVETKIMLVRDAVAHCRLRADRAELRDITGEIEWAKATQTAPDDYPGAVLAAGRKPPRAAAEIAHVYAAYEKIKSGKGRMDFEDVLLLTIGLLDERPEVREAVQAQYRHFTVDEYQDVNPLQQRLLDLWSTGARSLCVVGDASQTIYSFTGATPAYLLGFRRRHPDAKLVELVRDYRSTPQVVGLANRLLARAGGEAAKHRLQLISQRGTGPEPDFVEHADEQAEAESTAKRIRALIDDGVRPAEIAVLFRTNAQSESYEQALADQSVAYLLKGAERFFERAEIRQAMGFLRAHAISGGTDAEAGPLAAEVRAVLGGTGWSAEPPAGSGQARETWESVAALARLADEFAVKRPEATLRDFTVELAERAAAQHAPTVEGVTLASLHAAKGLEWDVVFLVGLNEGMMPISYADTPDKIEEERRLLYVGVTRARERLTLSWSLARTPGGRGRTASRFLDGLRGPGGGRGVGSAQPDAYRSPGPGASPGGLPRPRRKVGPVRCRVCARALQDAAERKIGRCLDCPSDVDEFLLGQLREWRLRRADEHSQPAFVVFTDATLTAIAETRPLNERQLAAIPGVSRTKLERFGDDVLALCAGHDLAIEPDPDDYGHIPEVEQDLEPAIEDALDGG
- a CDS encoding endonuclease/exonuclease/phosphatase family protein; the encoded protein is MTTLRVATFNLLHGMDLADGESDPDRLRAALADLDADIVALQEVDRHQERSGGADQAAIAAEALGMSQWRFLASVHGVPAPVSGWTEEPSVPGERRVYAADERGEGGPGYGIALLSRLPVSRWRVRRFPAAPLSLPLRVQGRPGLTRVPDEPRGVLAAVVEGPHGPFTVLAAHLSFVPGWNISQLARIRRSTADLPGPQLLLGDFNLPGRIPQAVVGRRGRGAGAVRWRSLARVPTYPSYHPRVQFDHVLGHGIGPEAVRRTEAVRLGVSDHCALVVEVKVG